Proteins from one Aythya fuligula isolate bAytFul2 chromosome 23, bAytFul2.pri, whole genome shotgun sequence genomic window:
- the SDC3 gene encoding syndecan-3 has product MRPFDISNFIFVPIWNGNKETRSGCQEAQRWRNENYERPVDLEGSGDDDPFGDDELDDVYSGSGSGYFEQESGLETAVSLTTDTSVTLPTTAAALPVTAVQPVATPFETSPTEDTVPEQTTGTSYIPRVTEAPVIPSWKATTTSTTASEAPSTTTTTTTTTAATTTTAATTTTTTSTTTVATAKPTTVRRFLPPFVTKAATTRATTLETPTMSVLETSTPTEVATTQLVPSSTAKPRSLPKPSTSRTADLTEKSTALPSSPTTLPPTEAPQVEPGEVSTVLDSDLEVPVSSGPSGDFEIREEEDTTRPELGNEVVAVVTPPSAPGPGRNAEPGLIDNTIESGSSAAQLPQKNILERKEVLIAVIVGGVVGALFAAFLVMLLIYRMKKKDEGSYTLEEPKQANVTYQKPDKQEEFYA; this is encoded by the exons ATGAGACCTTTCGACATCtcaaacttcatttttgttCCAATCTGGAATGGGAACAAAGAAACTCGAAGTGGTTGTCAAGAG GCTCAGCGCTGGCGCAATGAGAACTACGAGAGGCCGGTGGACCTGGAGGGCTCCGGGGATGACGACCCCTTTGGGGACGACGAACTGGATGATGTCTACTCGGGCTCTGGCTCGGGCT ACTTCGAGCAGGAGTCGGGGCTGGAGACGGCCGTCAGCCTCACCACGGACACGTCCGTCACGCTCCCCACCACGGCAGCCGCGCTGCCCGTCACCGCGGTGCAGCCCGTGGCTACCCCCTTTGAAACGTCCCCCACCGAGGACACCGTCCCCGAGCAGACCACCGGCACCTCGTATATCCCCAGGGTGACGGAGGCACCGGTGATCCCCAGCTGGAaggccaccaccaccagcaccactgCCAGTgaggcccccagcaccaccaccaccaccaccaccaccacagctgccaccaccaccactgcggccaccaccaccaccaccaccagcaccaccaccgtGGCCACTGCCAAGCCCACCACCGTCCGGAGGTTCCTGCCCCCCTTTGTCACCAAGGCAGCCACCACGAGGGCCACCACCCTGGAGACGCCCACCATGTCCGTCCTCGAAACCAGCACGCCGACGGAGGTGGCCACGACACAGCTTGTCCCCTCCAGCACGGCCAAGCCCAGGTCCCTGCCAAAACCAAGCACCTCCAGGACTGCAGACCTCACGGAAAAAAGCACTGCCTTGCCTTCCAGCCCCACCACGCTGCCACCCACAGAAGCCCCCCAG GTGGAGCCAGGGGAGGTGTCAACAGTCCTCGACAGCGACCTGGAAGTCCCGGTCAGCAGTGGCCCCAGTGGGGACTTCGAGAtccgggaggaggaggatacAACTCGTCCCGAGCTGGGCAACGAGGTGGTGGCCGTGGTGACACCGCCATCGGCACCGGGGCCGGGCAGGAACGCGGAGCCGGGGCTCATCGACAACACGATAGAGTCGGGCAGCTCGGCCGCTCAGCTACCCCAGAAGAACATCctggagaggaaggaggtgTTGATAG CGGTGATCGTGGGCGGCGTGGTGGGAGCCCTCTTCGCTGCCTTCCTCGTCATGCTGCTCATCTACCGGATGAAGAAGAAGGACGAGGGCAGCTACACAC